The following are from one region of the Mauremys reevesii isolate NIE-2019 linkage group 2, ASM1616193v1, whole genome shotgun sequence genome:
- the TMPPE gene encoding LOW QUALITY PROTEIN: transmembrane protein with metallophosphoesterase domain (The sequence of the model RefSeq protein was modified relative to this genomic sequence to represent the inferred CDS: deleted 1 base in 1 codon): MISFKQLPLEAKAAVAAGVVFFSMMISRTLLAEQLAFGTQRWLRRLQMALFVNALMLIGSLYIWRCIVTTFYRLSAANSYCFMSWKIAVLTFLGLAHSSFFTLLFLVAEEPYFFSLASYTCLGAYIILIFFLFTLGSVEQVYKLLVSRGAKTSGINKGSKTVMKPVLVVMVTVALTALGLLNASQPPAVTSVVIPVHKLPLSMDGLKVVLLSDIHLGPTVGKTKLAMVVQMVKALKPDITVIVGDLSDSEVMAIRPAVEPLSELNSPLGNYFVTGNHEYYTSDVNSWFELLKSFNIHPLHNENVKISSPRSSNDWFCLAGVDDIEAQVLRYSGHGMDLKKALVDCNADHAIVLLAHQPLAAKWALQDRPDINLILSGHTHGGQIFPLNAGAYLLNPFFVGLYKVGQSTFVYVSPGTMYYGIPMRLGSRAEITEIILRSS, translated from the exons ATGATCTCCTTCAAGCAATTGCCGCTTGAAGCAAAGGCTGCAGTGGCTGCTGGAGTTGTCTTCTTCTCCATGATGATATCCCGGACCTTACTGGCTGAGCAACTTGCGTTTGGTACACAGAGGTGGCTGCGGAGATTACAGATGGCACTGTTCGTTAATGCGCTGATGCTCATAGGTTCTCTTTACATCTGGAGATGTATAGTGACCACATTCTACAGGCTTTCAGCTGCTAACTCCTATTGTTTCATGTCATGGAAAATAGCTGTGTTAACGTTTCTAGGTTTGGCACACTCTAGCTTTTTTACGTTGCTGTTTCTTGTTGCAGAAGAGCCCTATTTCTTTTCCTTAGCTTCTTACACATGTCTAGGAGCCTATATaatccttatt ttttttctcttcactcTGGGCTCTGTAGAGCAAGTTTATAAACTCTTGGTCAGCAGAGGTGCTAAGACAAGTGGTATCAATAAGGGTAGTAAAACTGTCATGAAACCTGTTTTGGTTGTTATGGTGACAGTTGCACTGACTGCTCTTGGGTTGTTGAATGCCTCTCAGCCTCCTGCAGTGACCTCAGTGGTGATTCCTGTTCACAAACTGCCTTTATCCATGGACGGCCTGAAGGTGGTGTTGCTATCAGATATTCATCTGGGACCCACTGTAGGGAAGACTAAACTTGCAATGGTTGTGCAGATGGTCAAAGCTTTAAAACCCGATATCACTGTGATTGTAGGTGATCTGTCAGATTCTGAAGTGATGGCCATCCGACCTGCTGTCGAACCTCTTAGTGAGCTTAATTCCCCATTGGGAAATTATTTTGTCACTGGAAACCATGAGTATTATACTTCTGATGTCAACAGCTGGTTTGAATTACTGAAGTCATTTAACATTCATCCACTCCACAATGAGAATGTGAAGATCTCTTCTCCAAGGAGTAGCAATGATTGGTTCTGTCTGGCTGGGGTTGATGATATTGAGGCTCAGGTGTTGCGCTATTCTGGGCATGGCATGGATTTAAAAAAAGCCCTCGTTGACTGCAATGCTGATCATGCAATAGTACTTCTGGCTCATCAGCCACTGGCTGCAAAATGGGCTCTCCAAGATCGGCCAGACATAAATTTGATCCTTTCTGGCCACACTCACGGTGGGCAAATATTCCCTCTGAATGCTGGTGCCTATTTGCTGAATCCCTTCTTTGTTGGCTTGTATAAAGTTGGGCAGAGCACTTTCGTATATGTCAGCCCAGGGACTATGTATTATGGAATTCCAATGAGGCTGGGCAGCAGAGCTGAAATAACGGAGATCATCCTGCGCTCTTCCTGA